The DNA window TCGAGCAACAACACGCCCCGGAGGCCCCATGACTGAAGCGATCCGCTCTACTTCAAGCGCTGCGCCATCCCCTCAGGGCGGTATCGCTCGGCTGCGCGATTTCGTGATCGATTTTTCGACGCTGCTAGATGCGTCGCCGAGCGAGGCGCAGATTCTCGACCAGGGCGGCGCACTGCTGGCCAGCCTGGTACGCCATGATGACTGGCTGCCGGACGAATACGCCGCTCCCCATCCCGAGTACTACAGCCAGTACCTGCTCTACGCCGATGCCAGCGAGCGATTCTCGGTGGTCAGCTTCGTCTGGGGTCCTGGGCAGCGCACTCCGATTCACGATCACGCGACCTGGGGGCTGATCGGCATGCTGCGTGGCGAGGAGCGCTCGCAGCGCTTCATTCACGATCAGGGCCGCTGGCTGCCCCATCGCCATCCCGACCATCTGCGGCCCGGCGATATCGACCGGCTGTCACCGAGTGCCGGAGACGTCCACCAGGTCAGCAACGCGTTCGACGACCAAGTCTCGATCAGCATCCACGTCTACGGCGGCAACATCGGCGCGATCCGGCGCTCGGTGTTCACTGCCGATGGCGAACGAAAACCCTTCATTTCCGGTTACTCGAACGATCGCATCCCCAATCTATGGGACAGATCCAAGGAGCGCAGACCATGAGCAACGCCCTGCTGGACAAGGCACCCTCCTCCACCGACCGCGCCGACGCCGCAGGCGTTGCGCTTCTCGACTTCGCAAGCGGCGTCGAGCGGATCAAGCGGCGGTTGATCGAAGGCGAAGAGATCGCACTGCTCGACGTCCGCGAGGAGGCTGAGCATGCCACCGGGCATCCCCTGTTCGCGAGCCACCTGGCGCTGTCGAATCTCGAGCTGCACGTGTACGCACGGCTGCCGAGACGCGAGGTGCCGATCGTGACCTTCGACGCCGGCGGCGATGATGATCGCGCGGTGCGCGCGGCGATCCGTCTGCGCGCGCTCGGCTACAGCGACGTGACGGTATTCGAGCAGGGAGTGGCCGGCTGGGTCGCAGGGGGCGGCGAGCCGTTCATCGATGTCAACGCACCGAGCAAGGCGTTCGGCGAGCTGGTCGAGAGCGAGCGCCATACGCCGTCGCTGTCGGCGGACGAGCTCAAGGCACTGATCGAAAGCGATACGCCGCCGGTGATCCTCGATGCCCGCCGCTTCGAGGAGTACCAGAACATGAGCATCCCCACCGGGGTCAGCGTACCCGGTGCCGAGCTCGCGCTGCGGGTAGCGGCGCTGGCGCCGGACCCGGCGACTCGAGTGGTGGTCAACTGTGCCGGTCGTACCCGCAGCATCATCGGTACCCAGTCGCTGATCAACGTCGGCATCCCCAACCGGGTAGAGGCGCTGCGCAACGGTACCATCGGCTGGACGCTCGCCGGGCACGCCCTGGAGCATGGCCAGACTCGCCGCTACACCGACACCGCCGCCGCCCCCGAGCTACGCGCCAAGGCACGCAAGCTTGCCGATCGCGCCGGGGTTCGTCGCGCCGATGAGCGCGTGCTTTCAGGCTTTCGCGCCGATACCGCGCGCACCACCTACTACCTCGACGTGCGCAGTCCGCAGGAGTTCCTCGCCGGCCACCTGGCGGGGTTTCTCAGTGCTCCTGGCGGACAGCTGGTCCAGGAAACCGAGGCGGTGGCCAGCGTGCGCGGTGCGCGGATCGTGCTCAGCGACGATGATGGCGTGCGGGCCAATCTCACCGGCCACTGGCTGGCGCAGATGAACTGGGAAGTATGGGTGCACGACCAGGTCGAGCCGCAGCGGTTGACCGCCCAGGGCTCAAAACCGTCGCTGCCGGCCCACCGCGAAGTGCCTTTGGTGACGCCGCGCCAGCTGGCGCAGTGGCTCGAAGACGGGGAGCCGGTCGGTGTGTTCGATCTGACCTCCAGCGCCAACTACGTCGCCGGCCACATTCCCGGCGCGGCCTACGTACAGCGCGCCGAGCTCGCCCGCCTGCTCGGCGCGGATCGTCCCGAACGGGTGGTGCTCACCTGCGGCAGCAGCCTGCTCGCCGGCTACGCCGCCGCCGAACTGCTCGACCTCGGTTTCGATGACGTCGCGGTGCTCGATGGCGGCAACCAGGCCTGGCGTTCGGAAGGACTGCCGCTGGAGAGCGGTGAAACCCGCCTGCTCTCAGCTCGCCGCGACCGCTATCGCCGTCCCTACGAGGGTCACGACAATCCGCGCGAGGCGATGGAAGCCTACCTGGAGTGGGAATTCGGCCTGGTCGAGCAGCTCCAGCGCGATGGCACCCACGGTTTCAAGGTGCTTGGCCCGGCCTGAGCCGGGCGGATGCAGCACGGCCGCGAATCCGCCGCCAATCACCCCATGTCTGGCCCTCGAGGCCCAAGGAGTATTTTCCATGCCGGTTGAATTCATCGGTTTCGTCGGTAATCACGCAGGCTCCGAAAGCCTCGCCGCCGAAGGCGCACCGCTCGATCTGGATTACGTCGAGACCCTGGCCAAGGCCCAGGAGCAAGGCGGCTTCGATCGCGTATTGCTCGCCTTCCACTCGAACTCTCCAGAGAGCCTGCTGGTCGCCCAGCACGTTGCCGCCCATACCCATCGGCTCGGCCTGATGATCGCCCATCGCCCGGGTTTCAATGCCCCGAGCATCGTCGCCCGCCAGCTCGCCACCCTCGATCACATCAGCCGCGGCAGGACCGCGGTGCACATCATCACCGGTGGTAATGACCAGGAGCTCAAGGCCGATGGCGACTACCTCACCAAGGCGCAGCGCTACGCGCGCGCCAAAGAGTATCTCGACATCCTGCGCGCTGAATGGACCAGCGATGAACCGTTCGACTATCGCGGCGCCTACTATCGCGTCGACGGTGCGCACTCGCAGATCAAGCCGTTCGATCGCGGCCGTGGCATTCCGGTCTACTTCGGCGGTGCCTCCGACGAGGCGATCGAAGTCGCCGGCCGGCACGCCGATATCTATGCACTGTGGGGCGAAAGCCTGGCCCAGGTCGATGAGCTGCTCAACCGCGTGCGCGAGGCAGCGCGCGTCCATCGGCGCTCGCCGCGCTTCAGCCTGTCGCTGCGTCCGATCATCGCCGATACCGAAGAGGCGGCCTGGGACAAGGCGCGGCGGATTCTCGAGCGGGCTCGGGCGCTGCGCGGCGATCATGCCTATGCACCTCCGCAGAACGCCGGCTCCCAGCGGCTGCTCGAGGCGGCCGCCAAGGGCGAGCGGATCGACCAGAGGCTTTGGACCGGGATCGCCGCGCTGACCGGTGCCCAGGGCAACTCAACCGCGCTGGTCGGGACCCCGGAGCAAGTCAGCGAGGCGATGCTCGACTACTACGACCTCGGCATATCCACCTTCCTGATCCGCGGTTTCGACCCGCTGGTCGATGCGATCGACTATGGCCGCGAGCTGCTGCCGCGAGTACACGCCAAGGTGGCCGAACGCGAAAGAGCGACGCAGGTTTCGGCGGGGCTCGCCTCGGCCTGACCCCCCCTTCATTCTTCAGTGGAGAACCCCATGAGTAGCGCTACGGCACAATCGCCACGTCCAGGTTTCGCTCTGCACTACCGCGAGAGCTCGAGCGACATCGAAGCGGAGCGGCTGCATCGCAAGCAGCGCTTGGCGGCGACCTTTCGTCTGTTCGCACGCTATGGCTTCGACCAGGGACTCGCAGGCCACGTCACCGTGCGCGATCCCGAGTTTCCCGAACGTTTCTGGATCAATCCGCTTGGCCAGCACTTCGCGACGATTCGGGTCAGCGACCTGCAGCTGGTCGATCATCAAGGCGAGATCCTGATCGGCGATCGCCCGATCAACAACGCCGGATTCGTGATCCACTCGGCGATCCACGCAGCCCACCCGGAGGTCCTCGCCGCCGCCCACACCCATTCGACCTACGGCAAGGCGTGGGCGGCGCTGGGGCGCCGGCTCGATCCGATCAGCCAGGATGCTTGCGCGTTCTTCGACGACCATGAGGTATTCGATCCCTTTAGCGGGGTCGTGCTCGAACCGAGCGAAGGCGAGCGGCTCGCCGCCACCCTGGGCCGGCGCAAGGCGTTGATCCTCAAGAACCATGGGCTTTTGACCGTGGGACCGACGATCGAGGCGGCGGCCTGGTGGTTCATCAGCATGGACAACGCTGCGCGCACCCAGCTGCTCGCCGAAGCGGCCGGAGAAGTGCAGCTGATCGACGAGCAGACGGCGCGGCTGACCGCAAGCCAGGTCGGCACCCACAAAGGGGGCTATTTCAGCTTCCAGCCGCTCTATCAATGGATCACCCAGGCCGAGCCGGAGCTGCTCGACTAGGTGGCGAAGGAGCCTCCCGCCGGAGGACGTGACGAGTCGCCGTAGCGAAGTGGTATACTATTGCGTCACTGGTCGCGTCCGGGAGACTCCATGCACTGTGATCATACGGCCTCGGCCGAACAGCTGGTCGATATCGCCGAACAGCGCTGCCGCGAACTGGGCGTGCGCTTCACTCCGATTCGCCGCCGCGTGTTCGAGTTGGTCAGCGATACGCCGGGTGGGCTCAAGGCCTACGAACTGCTGGATCGCCTCTCCACCGAACACGCCTCGGCGCGTCCGCCGACGGTCTATCGCGCGCTCGACTTCCTGATGGAGCAAGGGCTGGTCCACCGCATCGAGTCGCAGAACGCGTTCGTCGCCTGCCCCTGCCCCGAGCCACGTCCCGACCATCACGGCGGTTTCCAGCTGATGATCTGCCGCGCCTGCGGACGGGTGGAGGAGATGCACCGGTTGGAGGTCACCGCGCTGATGTCGCAGCTGGTCGCCGAGCATGGCTATACCCTCGAGCGTCAGACCGTCGAACTGGTCGGCCTCTGCCCAGACTGCCGCTCGGCAGCCTGAGCCGCCCTCCTCGCTCCTTTTCGCTTTCGATTCACGGAGAAATCAGTTTTGTCCGCCGCCACTTTCAAAGCCCTCGAAACCGCCGCTCCAGGTGATCGGCTCGCCCTCGATGCCCTGCTCGACGCGATGCCCTGGAACGAAGATGGCCTGGTTCCAGCAATCGCGCAGCAGTACGACGATGGCGAGGTGCTGATGGTGGCGTGGATGAATCGCGACACCCTGCTCGAGACGCTGCGCGAACGGAGGGTCTGCTACTGGTCGCGCTCGCGCGCCAAACCCTGGCGCAAGGGGGAAAGCTCAGGGCAGGTGCAGCAGCTGGTCGAGGCATACCTCGACTGCGACGGCGATACCCTGCTGCTCAAGGTCGACCAGACCGGGCCTGCCTGCCATACCGGCCGGCGCAGCTGCTTCTATACCCGACTCGATGGCGACGGCGGCGAAGTGGTCAGCGCGCCGCTGATCGACCCCGCGACGCTGTATGGCCCCCGCTGAGCCCTCATCACGACTGGTGCGCTGGGTAAGCCGCCCGTTGATCTGGCTGGTCCGCGGCTATCAGTACCTGATCAGCCCACTCCTCGGTCCGCGCTGCCGCTTCTGGCCGAGCTGCTCGAGCTATGCGATCGAGGCGATCGAGACCCACGGGCCGCTGCGCGGGGGCTGGCTGGCGCTGAAGCGAATCCTCAAATGCCACCCTTGGCACCCTGGTGGGGTCGACCCAGTGCCTTCGCGACCGATGCGTTCAAGACCGATGCCTTCGAGAAAGATACCGCCGCGGGATGAAGACGGCTGCGATTGCCATCGGCGGCGGCGCTGATCAGCCCCGCGCCTCGCGCTCGGCCACCTGGTAGATGTGGGCGAGCATCGCATGCAGCCCATTGTTGCGGGTGGGCGAAAGGTGCTGCTCGAGGCCGAGCTGCTTGAATGCGTCAGGGGGGGTCGCAAGGATCTCCTCGGCGGAGCGATCGTTGTAGATCCGCATCACCACCGCGATCAGGCCAGCGACGATCGCCGCGTCGGAAGTGGCATCGAAGTGCAGTACGTCACCCTCGCGCTGGTGATGGATCCAGACATTGGACTGGCAGCCTTCGATCCGGTACTGCGCGACCTTCCACTCATCCGGCAGCGGCGGCAGCTCCCTGCCGAGATCGATGATGTACTGATAGCGGTCCATCCAGTTGTCGAAGAAACCGAACTCTTCGATCAGCTCGGCCTTGGCCTGTTCGGTGCTCATGCCTGCTCCTTGGAAAAATTGGCCGCGATTATAGCGCTGCTCGCGCTTGCCCGGGAGGCTGGTTCAACCGCTGGGTTCGAGCCGATGGCCGGATACTTGCCGCTGCCACTCCTCGGCTTCGGTGTGCAGATAGCGCGCGGTGGTGTCGAGGCGTGCGTGTCGTGCGCTCTGCGCCAGGTAGCGCAGCTCGACGCCGTGCTGGGCCTGGTGGGTGAGCGATGTGTGGCGCAGCCAGTGCGGCGTCGCGGCACGCAGCGCGGCCAGCTGCTCGGGGCGAGCGTCGCCTCGTCGTTCGAGCGCCTGGGCCGCGGCCTGGAAGGCGGCCTTGATCAGCCGGTAGAGCTGGTTGTCGCCGAGCGGACGCTCTCCATCGAGGCCGCGCAGCAGCGGCTCGTGTTCGAAGGCTCCCGGCTGCGCCGCAAGCCCCAGTTCGCCACGCCAGACAGCCAGCGCTTGAAGCATTTCGGCGGGTACCGGCAGCGCCGCTCGCTTGTCACCCTTGCCGGTCACCTCCCACCACCAGTGGCCTTCACGCAGACGAAAGTCGCTCATCCGGGCGGCGGCGATCTCGCTGATCCTCGGTGCGAGCAGGTAGGCGAAGGCGAACACGAAGCGGATCCGCTGGGCCTCGAAACGCGGCCGCCCCGAGGGCGCCGCAGCGGCGCGCTGATCGATCCAGTGCCAGAGCCAGCTCCAAAGCGGCCGTTCCAGGTAGCGTTCGACCCGGCCTTGGCGATTGTCGAGCCGCCGTCCCTTGTCGCGGACCAGCCGGAACGGATTGTGCGCCACCCAGCCCGCCTCCTGCAGCCATGCGAACATTCCCTGCAGGATCACCAGGCTCTGGCGCCGGCTGGCGGCACCGAGCGGGCCGCGAAAAGGACGCCAGTCCGGGTCGCTGCGCCGCCTGGTCGGGCCGATCCAGCGCTCGCTCGGGCGCGGGTCGGCGAGAAAAGCCTCGAAGTCGGCGAGCCGTCTTCGGTCGAGTTCGGAGAGTCCGAGTCCATGATCCGCGAGCCAAAGCAACAGCCGCTCGGCCTCCTTGCGGTAGTGGCGCTGAGTTCGCGGACTGAGCCGGTACTCGGCGAGCCACAGGCCTACCGCGGCCACGTCGTGCTCGGCGTCGATCCGTGCCCCGGCGGGCGCGGGGCGCATGAGCCCGGTGCCCGTCGCTTCTAGCGGCAGGCGCAGTGCGACTTCTCCTCGGGGCTCGGTCACCGTTGCTCCTTGTTCATCCATTCAGTGGTCGATGCGACGCTGACAGTCTAGCGCCGCGCAGGCGCCGGCCCAAGCGACTTGGCCCGCGAGCGGGCCGCGAAGCGCAGCACTGCTGATGTACCCTCTGTTGATGCACCCTCTGTTGTAGTATGACGACTGGGCTTTAACGGGGATGAGTGCGTCGACTCGGCGTCACCCATATCAACGTCCACAACGACATCGATAACGACCATCGACAACAGCCATCGACAACAACAAGGAGCAGATCGATGAGTGAAGTATGGCGCCTCTCGGCGACTGAACTGGCGACACGCATCCGCGGTCGTGAAATCTCGGCATCGGAGGCCGCCGAGGCCGCGCTGTCCCGGCTCGACCAGGTCAATCCAGCGATCAATGCGGTCGTCGACCATGACCCTGAACAAGTGCTGCGCTGCGCCCGCGAGATCGATGTCCGGCTGGCCGAGGGTGAGCGGCTCGGACCGCTCGCTGGTGTGCCGATCACGGTCAAGGTCAATGTCGACCAGCAGGGATTCGCCACCACCAATGGGGTGAAGCTGCAGCGTGAGCTGATCGCCGAACAGGACAACCCGGTGGTCGCCAATCTGAAGCGCGCCGGTGCGGTCATCGTCGGGCGTACCAACACCCCGGCGTTCAGCTACCGCTGGTTCACCGACAACCTGCTCCACGGCGCGACCCTCAACCCACGCGATCCAAGCCTGACCCCGGGCGGCTCATCCGGCGGTGCCGCGGCGGCGGTCACCGCGGGCATCGGCCATCTTGCCCATGGTACCGACATCGCGGGGTCGATTCGCTACCCCGCCGCGGCCTGCGGCGTCCACGGGCTGCGTCCCAGCCTGGGCCGAGTGCCGGCCTTCAACGCCTCCTCGCCGGAGCGCGGAATAGGGCCGCAGCTGATGGCGGTCTCGGGCCCCCTGGCCCGCAGCGTCGCCGACCTGCGCCTCGGTCTCGAGGCGATGGCGAGCTTCGACCCGCGCGACCCCTGGTGGGTGCCGGCGCCGCTGACCGGGCCGCAGGTGGAGAAGCGGGTGGCGCTATGTACTCATCCGGACGGCATGGAGACCGCCCAGGTGCTGGTCGACGCGCTCGAGCGCGCAGGGGCGATCCTTGCCGAATCGGGCTGGCAGGTGGAGCGCCTCGAGCGCCTGCCACCGCTAGAGGAGGCGGCGAAGCTTCAGGTCAAGCTGTGGATGGGGGATGGTTTCGAGGCGATGTGGCGCGCGGCCGAGCGCGAGAACGACCCCGGTGCGCTGGCCGCGCTCGATGGTCAGCGCCAGGTGGCGGAGAGCTTGACCTTGCCGGACTTTTCCGCGGCGCTCACTCGCCGGGCGAGCCTGATCCGCGAATGGCAGCTGTTCCTGGTTCGCTATCCGGTGGTGCTACTTCCCAATGGGGCTGAGCCTGCGTTTCCCAACCAGCTCGATCTCAGTGGCGAAGAGGGCTACCGGAGAGTCTGGAGGTCGCAGATGCCGCAGATCGGCATTCCCCTGCTCGGGCTGCCGGCGCTTTCACTGACCACTGGGCTCGAGGGCAGCGTTCCCGTCGGCGTGCAGCTGCTCTCCTCGCGCTTTCGCGAGGATCTCTGCCTCGCCGCCGCCGAAGCGATCGAGGCCGCCGGCGTACCGGCGGCCCCGATCGATCCCCTCGTCTGACGGTTACAGGCTCAGGGTCACGCCCTGAGCCGCTGAGGCTCCTCGAGCAGCACCATGGTGATCGCACGTAGTGGATTCGCATCACGGGCGCTGCGGGTACGCCCGGTCGCGATCCACTCGCTGCCATTCCAATGCACCGAGATGTGGCGCTCGAAGGCGATCGCCATGGTGGTCTCTATCTCGTTGAGGTAATCACAGGCCGGATACATCGGTAGCTGTTCGGCCAGCGCGGCATTGAGCTCTTCGTTGGTCATCGTGGATACGCTCATCCCCCACCTCCTGCTCTCTTCCCTGCGAAGTGGATCCCCTCTGGCCAGTTAACGGCGAGGCCGTGGGTCGAAGGGCACCGCTCCCCGACTGAAATGAACGCCGCCCTCAAAGAGATATAGTCTGCGTCGCAGATTCGCTCCAGTTTCAAGCGTTTGTGTCACTTTGCCATGCCCCCTCGCTCGGTCGCACCGGCCGGATCCGGCATCCGTTGCTCGGGACGAATGCAAGTGAGCGGCGAGGCCGGTCGAATCAGAATCAGAGCCCGAGCTCGGTGAGGCCTGGGAAGTCGTCCGGACGGGGACCGCTTCCCCAGGTGAATCGGCGCTGCGCCGGGCGTATCTCGACATCGTTGATCGAGGCTTCGCGCCGACGCATCAGGCCATCGCCATCGAATTCCCACTGCTCGTTGCCGTGGGAACGGAACCAGCGGCCATCGGCGTCGCGCCATTCATACTGGAAACGTACCGCGATGCGGTTGGCGTGGAAGGCCCATAGCTCCTTGATGAGCTTGTAGTCGAGCTCTCGCTGCCACTTGCGGGTAAGGAATTCGATGATCGCTGCACGGCCGGAGAAGAACTCGGCGCGGTTTCTCCATACGCTGTCCGGGGTATAGGCGAGCGCGACCTTTTCCGGCTCCTGCAGGTTCCAGGCATCTTCGGCCTTGCGGACCTTCAGCACAGCGCTGTCAAGATCGAAGGGCGGCAAGGGTGGTCGTTGTGATGTCATGACCGGGCTCCTTCACTGGTGATGGAGGCTCGTCTTCACGAGTATGAAGCGGCTGGCGGCGCAGCGAAGGCCGCGCGCCGCCGCGGATGAAACGCGCTCGCTCGATTTTCCTTCGAGCGCTACTTCTCCTTGTAGCCCAGCGCGGGTGCGCCCTCCTCCGGCTGATGGTAGCGATAGGGCAGGAACTTGCCGGACATCACGATCCTGACCCGGTCGCCTGCTTCGTTCGGCTCCCGCTCCATCGACAAATCGAAGTCGATCGCCGACATGATGCCGTCGCCGAACTCCTCGTGGATGTACTCCTTCATCGTGGGCCCGAAGACCATCATCGCCTCATGGAAACGGTAGAGCGTCGGGTCGGTCGGAGGCACGAGGCTCTGCTCTGCGCGATACGGTACCTCCCCGAGCATCTTCTCCTCGGCGGCGCTGAGGCCGAAGAGCTCGGCGGCCTTCCTCGCTTGCGGAGGCGGCAGGCGCATCTGGCCGAGCAAGGCGGTCATGATGTAGAGCTGCGAATAGCCACCGATCGTCTCGGCGATGCTCTTCCAGCTGAGCTCGCCGTCACGCTTTGCGTCGAGGATCTTTTCGGTCAGTTCGGTGCGTTTCACGGTGATTCGTCCTTGGTCGGGTGGGTTGAAGCCGAGTGTGATGAAGCAGCGAATTGTGAAGCGGTGCAGTCCGGTGAGCCGGGATTGCCGGGTATCGCCGCGCCGCTGGTTGGACGAACCCTCGGCACGCTGCGCGCGTTCCACTCCCGGCCTTTGCTGAGTTCGTCATCGAAGCTCGCCGAGCGGGTGACGAGGAAATCCATCAAGTGATTGCGGATGTCGTAGTAGCCAGGCAGCCGGTGAAGGTCATGCCGGATACGCTCCCGCGGCAAGGTGTTCTCGACGATCTCGGCGAATCTCGCCTGGGGACCGTTGGTCATCAGCACGATCCTGTCGGCAAGGTAGATCGCCTCGTCGACGTCATGGGTGATCATCATCGCCGTCTGGCCCGAGTCCAGGCAGATTCGCCTCACCTCGTCCTGAAGCGTCCCACGCGTCAGCGCGTCGAGGGCCGAGAACGGCTCGTCCATCAACAGCGTCTTCGGTTCCAGCGCCAGCGCACGGGCGATGCCGACGCGCTGTTTCATGCCTCCGGAGAGCTCAGCCGGGCGACGCAGCGCCGAGTTGGTCAGCCCGACCAGTTCGATGAAGCGCATCGCGTGCTCGCGCACTCGCTCTCTTGGCCACTTGGGGTGGCGAGCCCCGACGGCATAGGCCACGTTGCCGAGCACCGTCATCCAAGGCAGCAGCGCATGGCCCTGAAAGATCACCGCGCGATCCAGCGAAGGCCCGGAGATCTCCTTGCCGTCGACGATCACCACCCCCGAGGAGGGCTGATCGAGACCGGCGAGGATATTGAGCACGGTGGTCTTGCCGCAGCCGGAATGGCCGATGATGCAGACGAACTCGCCGCGGTCGATCGAAAGCCAGATATCCTCGAAGATGGTCAGCGGCGCGTCCCCCTTGCTCGGATAGCGTTTGGCGATGCCTTCGATGGAGATGAGCTTGTGGTTGGCCGACATCGGGATTTCCATTTCATCGCTGCGCTGGGTACGGGTGGGCGCTAGGGGCGGTGCGGTCATCGATTCGCCCTCATTCCCTGAAGGTGACGAGGCGAGTACAGACGGCGAGCAGGCGGTCGAGCAGCATACCGATCAAACCGATCATCAGGATCGCCACGATCACATTGACGATCGACAGGTTGTTCCACTCGTTCCAGACGAAATAGCCGATACCAGTCCCACCAACGAGCATTTCCGCCGCGACGATGACCAGCCAGGCGATGCCGATGGAGATGCGCATACCGGTGAGAATCGTCGGCGCCGCCGCCGGCAGGATCACCGTGAAGGCACGCTTCAACGGCGGGATCTCCAGGGTACGGGCGACGTTGAGCCATTCCTGGCGCACATTGGCGACACCGAAGGCCGTGTTCATCAGCATCGGCCAGAGCGAGCAGATGAAGATGACGAAGATCGCCGAAGCCGATGAGTCCTGGATCGTGTAGAGCGCAAGCGGCATCCAGGCGAGTGGCGAGATCGGCTTCATGATCTGGATGAAGGGGTTGAGCGCCTTCGAGATCAGCGACGACATGCCGATCAAGAAACCGAGCGGCACAGCGACGAGCAGCGCAAGCATAAAGCCGAGCAGCACCCGGCCCAGCGAATAAGCGAGTTGAAGACCGATCCCTTTGTCGTTCGGCCCGGCATTGTAGAAGGGATCACTGAGGTGCTCCCAGAGCTTGGCGGCAAGATCGAGCGGACCCGGCATCGCCGAGGCTCCCTCGGTGACCTGCGCGCCCATGAGGGCAGCGTATTCCGGATCGAGCCCCTCTGCCCCTGCCCCACCCCGGGTGGTCAAATGCCAGACCACCAGCAGCACGGCGAGGAGAACGACGGACAGGACGCCTGCGCGGAGATTCTCGGAAGCCTTCATGTGTCCCTCCGTCTGATCTCGAACGACTCAAGGTAACCCTCGGGATCGGCTGGATCGAACTGCTTGCCCATCACCGAGAAGGTCTTGGTCGTCTGCTCCGGCGGGGTCATCCCGGATTCGGCCATCAGCCGCTTGGCGTCGGTGGCGAGATATACCTCGCGGGCGATGCTCGCGTAGTCGACCTCACCGCGAATCTGCCCCCAGCGTTTCATCTGGGTCATGATCCAGATCGCGAAGCTCTCCCATGGGAAAGGATCGAAATCGATCCGGGCGGAATCACGCTGGACGCTGCCGAGGCCGTCGGCGTAAGTACCGGTGAGCACCTGTTCGACGACCGTGACCGGTTGGTTGAGGTAGCTGGTCGGTGCGATGGCCTCGGCGATTTCGCGGCGATTGTCGATGTTCGACGCATAGGCGGTCGCCTCGATGATCGCCCTGAGCAGCGCCGCGTAAGTGTTGGGTGCTTGGGTGGCGAACGCTCGGGTCGCCGTGAAGGCGCAGCAGGGATGACCGTCCCACAGC is part of the Halotalea alkalilenta genome and encodes:
- a CDS encoding ABC transporter ATP-binding protein, with amino-acid sequence MTAPPLAPTRTQRSDEMEIPMSANHKLISIEGIAKRYPSKGDAPLTIFEDIWLSIDRGEFVCIIGHSGCGKTTVLNILAGLDQPSSGVVIVDGKEISGPSLDRAVIFQGHALLPWMTVLGNVAYAVGARHPKWPRERVREHAMRFIELVGLTNSALRRPAELSGGMKQRVGIARALALEPKTLLMDEPFSALDALTRGTLQDEVRRICLDSGQTAMMITHDVDEAIYLADRIVLMTNGPQARFAEIVENTLPRERIRHDLHRLPGYYDIRNHLMDFLVTRSASFDDELSKGREWNARSVPRVRPTSGAAIPGNPGSPDCTASQFAASSHSASTHPTKDESP
- the cynS gene encoding cyanase; its protein translation is MKRTELTEKILDAKRDGELSWKSIAETIGGYSQLYIMTALLGQMRLPPPQARKAAELFGLSAAEEKMLGEVPYRAEQSLVPPTDPTLYRFHEAMMVFGPTMKEYIHEEFGDGIMSAIDFDLSMEREPNEAGDRVRIVMSGKFLPYRYHQPEEGAPALGYKEK
- the ntrB gene encoding nitrate ABC transporter permease, translating into MKASENLRAGVLSVVLLAVLLVVWHLTTRGGAGAEGLDPEYAALMGAQVTEGASAMPGPLDLAAKLWEHLSDPFYNAGPNDKGIGLQLAYSLGRVLLGFMLALLVAVPLGFLIGMSSLISKALNPFIQIMKPISPLAWMPLALYTIQDSSASAIFVIFICSLWPMLMNTAFGVANVRQEWLNVARTLEIPPLKRAFTVILPAAAPTILTGMRISIGIAWLVIVAAEMLVGGTGIGYFVWNEWNNLSIVNVIVAILMIGLIGMLLDRLLAVCTRLVTFRE
- a CDS encoding nuclear transport factor 2 family protein; this translates as MTSQRPPLPPFDLDSAVLKVRKAEDAWNLQEPEKVALAYTPDSVWRNRAEFFSGRAAIIEFLTRKWQRELDYKLIKELWAFHANRIAVRFQYEWRDADGRWFRSHGNEQWEFDGDGLMRRREASINDVEIRPAQRRFTWGSGPRPDDFPGLTELGL
- a CDS encoding amidase family protein, with protein sequence MSEVWRLSATELATRIRGREISASEAAEAALSRLDQVNPAINAVVDHDPEQVLRCAREIDVRLAEGERLGPLAGVPITVKVNVDQQGFATTNGVKLQRELIAEQDNPVVANLKRAGAVIVGRTNTPAFSYRWFTDNLLHGATLNPRDPSLTPGGSSGGAAAAVTAGIGHLAHGTDIAGSIRYPAAACGVHGLRPSLGRVPAFNASSPERGIGPQLMAVSGPLARSVADLRLGLEAMASFDPRDPWWVPAPLTGPQVEKRVALCTHPDGMETAQVLVDALERAGAILAESGWQVERLERLPPLEEAAKLQVKLWMGDGFEAMWRAAERENDPGALAALDGQRQVAESLTLPDFSAALTRRASLIREWQLFLVRYPVVLLPNGAEPAFPNQLDLSGEEGYRRVWRSQMPQIGIPLLGLPALSLTTGLEGSVPVGVQLLSSRFREDLCLAAAEAIEAAGVPAAPIDPLV